From Granulicella sp. WH15, the proteins below share one genomic window:
- a CDS encoding cysteine synthase family protein, whose translation MPTQTETATKTLGTSLLDRIGNTPLVRLDELTGDLPGIQILGKAEWANPGGSVKDRAASAIVLDAQSKGLLSPTKGLLDATSGNTGIAYAMLGAAMGFPVTLCMPSNVSPERKQYLAAYGATIVWTDPADGSDGAIRKARELTAAEPDRYFYADQYSNDNNWLSHYRTTANEIWRQTEGQVTHFVAGLGTSGTFMGTTRRLRELNPNIRCISMQPDSPFNGLEGLKHMATAIVPKIYDPTLADENIDLETERAYAMCLRLARKSGLLVGVSAGGAVAASLQIAQREHAAGREAVIVTILCDSAEKYMSERFWKES comes from the coding sequence ATGCCTACTCAAACCGAGACCGCAACGAAAACACTCGGGACCAGCCTTCTGGACCGTATTGGCAACACCCCCCTCGTCCGCCTGGACGAGCTGACAGGCGACCTTCCCGGCATTCAGATCCTCGGCAAGGCCGAGTGGGCCAACCCCGGCGGTTCCGTCAAGGACCGCGCCGCGTCGGCCATCGTGCTGGACGCCCAGAGCAAAGGGCTTCTCTCGCCCACCAAGGGTCTGCTCGACGCCACCAGCGGCAACACCGGCATCGCCTACGCCATGCTGGGCGCGGCCATGGGCTTCCCGGTCACGCTCTGTATGCCGTCGAACGTCTCGCCCGAGCGCAAGCAGTACCTCGCCGCCTACGGAGCCACCATCGTCTGGACCGACCCCGCCGACGGCTCCGACGGAGCCATCCGCAAGGCCCGCGAGCTGACCGCCGCCGAGCCCGACCGCTACTTCTACGCCGACCAGTACTCCAACGACAACAACTGGCTGAGCCACTACCGGACGACAGCCAACGAAATCTGGCGGCAGACAGAGGGCCAGGTCACCCACTTCGTCGCGGGCCTCGGCACCTCCGGCACCTTCATGGGCACCACCCGCCGCCTGCGCGAGTTGAACCCCAACATCCGCTGCATCTCCATGCAGCCCGACTCGCCCTTCAACGGCCTCGAGGGCCTGAAGCACATGGCCACGGCCATCGTCCCCAAGATCTACGACCCCACCCTCGCCGACGAGAACATCGACCTCGAGACCGAGCGCGCCTACGCGATGTGCCTGCGTCTGGCCCGCAAATCCGGCCTGCTGGTCGGCGTCTCGGCGGGCGGAGCGGTCGCCGCATCGCTCCAGATCGCCCAGCGCGAGCACGCCGCCGGACGCGAAGCCGTCATCGTCACCATCCTCTGCGACTCCGCAGAAAAGTACATGTCCGAGCGCTTCTGGAAGGAGTCCTAA
- a CDS encoding M67 family metallopeptidase: MLKISYTEYETLRAHGVETYPYECCGVLLGHSTEAGNEVVETVRAGNTRTDSAHNRYHIAPEELVKIQRHARKLGLDIVGFYHSHPDHPAMWSSTDFAEAHWLGCSYLITRVAGDKTAGVSEDTNSFLLTGTSEEDKRFEPEPIEILINETV; this comes from the coding sequence ATGCTCAAAATTTCCTACACTGAATACGAGACCCTGCGCGCCCACGGCGTCGAGACCTACCCCTACGAGTGCTGCGGTGTCCTGCTCGGCCACTCCACCGAGGCGGGCAACGAGGTCGTCGAGACCGTCCGCGCGGGCAACACCCGCACCGACTCGGCCCACAACCGCTACCACATCGCGCCCGAGGAGCTGGTCAAGATCCAGCGCCACGCCCGCAAACTGGGCCTCGACATCGTCGGCTTCTACCACTCGCACCCCGACCACCCCGCCATGTGGTCCTCCACCGACTTCGCCGAGGCCCACTGGCTCGGCTGCTCCTACCTCATCACCCGCGTGGCCGGAGACAAGACCGCAGGCGTCTCCGAGGACACCAACTCCTTCCTCCTCACCGGCACCAGCGAGGAAGACAAACGCTTCGAACCCGAGCCCATCGAGATTTTGATCAACGAAACGGTTTAG
- a CDS encoding MoaD/ThiS family protein, with amino-acid sequence MTIHIPTPLRAYTDRQEAVTVTGTTVAAALEALVTQFPDLRNNLYSADGKLRSFVNIYLNDDDIRYLPAKEETAVAESDELTIIPSIAGGR; translated from the coding sequence ATGACCATCCACATCCCCACCCCTCTTCGCGCCTACACCGACCGCCAGGAGGCCGTTACCGTCACCGGCACCACCGTAGCCGCCGCACTCGAAGCCCTCGTCACCCAGTTCCCCGACCTGCGCAACAACCTCTACAGCGCCGACGGCAAGCTGCGCTCGTTCGTCAACATCTACCTGAACGACGACGACATCCGCTACCTCCCCGCCAAGGAAGAGACCGCCGTCGCCGAGTCCGACGAGCTGACCATCATCCCCTCCATCGCCGGCGGCCGCTGA
- the moeB gene encoding molybdopterin-synthase adenylyltransferase MoeB, whose protein sequence is MSTATLDPQAVTAELPKLTNEEIARYSRHLILPEVGYEGQQKLKAAKVLCVGTGGLGAPLALYLAAAGVGTLGLVDFDTVDASNLQRQVIHSTATVGKLKVDSAEIMLKGLNPNLNVVKYNTMLTSANALEIFKDFDVIADGTDNFQTRYLVNDACVLTGKPNAYGSIFRFEGQASVFGAKDGPCYRCLYPDPPPPGLVPSCAEGGVLGILPGLVGIIQATEVIKLILGIGEPLVGRLLLVDALGMNFRTLKLRKNPECPVCGPNPTVTELIDYDQFCGIAPPASTTGPLEVAQNKDVSGSIVDGIPQITVNDLKRRRDANENFFLLDVREPHEVPIANLGAPLIPVGDLEKRISEIPVAKDAEIVVHCRSGARSQKAAVILKNAGFTHVENLAGGILDWADKIDPTMAKY, encoded by the coding sequence ATGTCCACCGCAACGCTCGATCCGCAAGCCGTCACCGCCGAGCTTCCCAAGCTCACCAACGAGGAGATCGCCCGCTACTCCCGCCACCTCATCCTGCCCGAGGTCGGCTACGAGGGCCAGCAGAAGCTGAAGGCCGCGAAGGTCCTCTGCGTCGGCACCGGCGGCCTGGGCGCGCCGCTCGCGCTCTACCTCGCCGCAGCCGGAGTGGGCACGCTCGGCCTAGTCGACTTCGACACGGTCGACGCCTCGAACCTCCAGCGTCAGGTTATCCATTCGACCGCGACCGTCGGCAAGCTGAAGGTCGACTCCGCCGAGATCATGCTCAAGGGGTTGAACCCGAACCTGAACGTGGTCAAGTACAACACCATGCTCACCAGCGCCAACGCGCTCGAGATCTTCAAGGACTTCGACGTCATCGCCGACGGCACCGACAACTTCCAGACCCGGTACCTCGTCAACGACGCCTGCGTCCTGACCGGCAAGCCCAACGCCTACGGCTCGATCTTCCGCTTCGAGGGCCAGGCCAGCGTATTCGGGGCCAAGGACGGCCCGTGCTACCGCTGCCTCTACCCCGATCCGCCGCCGCCGGGCCTCGTGCCCTCGTGCGCGGAGGGCGGCGTCCTCGGCATCCTGCCCGGCCTCGTCGGCATCATCCAGGCTACTGAGGTCATCAAGCTCATTCTCGGCATCGGCGAGCCGCTGGTCGGCCGTCTTCTGCTGGTTGACGCGCTGGGCATGAACTTCCGCACGCTCAAGCTGCGCAAGAACCCCGAGTGCCCGGTCTGCGGCCCCAACCCGACCGTCACCGAGCTGATCGACTACGACCAGTTCTGCGGCATCGCGCCTCCGGCCTCGACCACCGGTCCGCTTGAGGTCGCGCAGAACAAAGACGTCTCCGGCTCCATCGTCGATGGCATCCCGCAGATCACCGTCAATGACCTGAAGCGCAGGCGCGACGCCAACGAGAACTTCTTCCTGCTCGACGTCCGCGAGCCGCACGAGGTTCCCATCGCGAATCTCGGCGCGCCGTTGATCCCGGTCGGCGATCTTGAGAAGCGCATCTCTGAGATTCCCGTGGCTAAGGACGCGGAGATCGTCGTCCACTGCCGTTCGGGAGCCCGCAGCCAGAAGGCCGCGGTGATCCTGAAGAACGCCGGGTTCACCCACGTGGAGAACCTTGCGGGCGGCATCCTCGATTGGGCCGATAAGATCGACCCGACGATGGCGAAGTACTAA